Proteins found in one Subtercola endophyticus genomic segment:
- a CDS encoding sensor histidine kinase, whose amino-acid sequence MSTLSDLVLAQGNSTDADIEWLHLLVGDWQLLADLAFADIVLWVPSSDGSFVAVAHARPSGSATLFYRDFVGQAVKAEWRKQVTDAYQSAQIVDTAAPDWYEETPTRVRAVPVLRRLSPTDTKTTDKPIAVVTRHTNLSEARTPSRQELTFNECANDLFAMIAAGDFPDLGAPTGPRRGAPRASDGLIRLDADGTVTFASPNGLSAFNRMGFAEELEGQSLAEVTTQLLSGTLVVDESLPLVVTGRAPWRTDVEAKGVTVSLRAIPLRTRGQRFGAIVLCRDVTELRHDERELITKDATIREIHHRVKNNLQTVASLLRIQARRTHSDDAKDALSQAMRRVAAIAVVHDTLSEGLAQRVDFDVVFERVLMLVTEVASAHNTTVHPKFSGSFGVLPSEYATPLALALTELVTNAVEHGLAGQEGRVEIVARRSEEKLTVEVRDTGSGLPEGKVGSGLGTQIVRTLIQGELGGIIDWHTMVGSGTVVTIEIPFRWLKKRAAA is encoded by the coding sequence GTGTCTACTTTGAGCGATCTCGTGCTGGCGCAGGGCAATTCCACCGATGCCGACATCGAGTGGTTGCACCTGCTGGTCGGAGACTGGCAGCTTCTCGCCGACTTGGCCTTCGCCGACATCGTGTTGTGGGTGCCCTCCAGCGACGGCAGTTTCGTCGCCGTGGCTCACGCCCGGCCATCCGGATCGGCCACCCTGTTCTATCGCGACTTCGTCGGTCAGGCGGTCAAGGCCGAGTGGCGCAAGCAGGTCACCGACGCCTACCAGAGCGCCCAGATCGTCGACACGGCGGCGCCGGATTGGTACGAAGAGACCCCGACCCGCGTTCGCGCCGTGCCCGTGCTGCGACGGTTGTCGCCGACCGACACGAAAACCACCGACAAGCCCATCGCGGTGGTGACGCGGCACACGAACCTCAGCGAGGCCCGCACGCCCAGCCGTCAGGAGCTGACGTTCAACGAGTGCGCCAACGATCTGTTCGCGATGATCGCTGCGGGCGACTTTCCCGACCTCGGCGCCCCCACCGGTCCGCGTCGAGGTGCCCCGCGTGCATCCGATGGTCTGATTCGGCTCGACGCCGACGGAACCGTCACATTCGCGAGCCCGAACGGCCTGTCTGCTTTCAACCGGATGGGTTTCGCCGAAGAACTCGAGGGCCAGTCGCTAGCAGAGGTCACGACCCAGTTGCTCAGCGGCACCCTCGTCGTCGACGAGTCACTGCCGTTGGTCGTCACCGGTCGAGCCCCGTGGCGCACCGATGTCGAGGCCAAGGGAGTGACGGTATCGCTGCGGGCCATTCCGCTGCGCACCCGGGGGCAGCGCTTCGGGGCCATCGTGCTCTGCCGCGACGTCACCGAGCTGCGGCACGACGAGCGTGAACTCATCACCAAAGACGCGACCATTCGCGAGATTCACCACCGCGTCAAGAACAACCTGCAGACCGTGGCTTCGCTGCTGCGCATCCAGGCTCGCCGAACGCACTCCGACGACGCGAAGGATGCCCTCTCCCAGGCCATGCGCCGTGTCGCCGCCATCGCGGTCGTGCACGACACCCTGTCTGAAGGGCTCGCTCAGCGGGTCGACTTCGACGTGGTCTTCGAGCGCGTACTGATGCTCGTCACCGAGGTCGCTTCGGCGCACAACACCACCGTGCATCCGAAGTTCAGCGGCAGCTTCGGGGTGCTGCCGAGCGAATACGCCACGCCGCTGGCCCTGGCTCTCACCGAACTCGTCACGAACGCCGTCGAGCACGGTCTGGCAGGCCAGGAGGGCCGGGTCGAGATCGTCGCACGCCGGTCGGAAGAGAAGCTCACGGTCGAGGTGCGAGACACCGGATCCGGTCTACCGGAGGGTAAGGTCGGCTCGGGCCTGGGTACGCAGATTGTACGCACCCTGATTCAGGGCGAACTCGGCGGAATCATCGACTGGCACACCATGGTCGGCAGCGGAACGGTCGTCACGATCGAGATTCCGTTCCGCTGGCTCAAGAAACGAGCTGCGGCGTAG
- a CDS encoding WhiB family transcriptional regulator, with the protein MDWRDKAACLTADPELFFPVGNTGPAVDQIDKAKAVCARCSVTEICLQYALETGQDSGVWGGLSEDERRALKRRAARARRAS; encoded by the coding sequence ATGGACTGGCGCGACAAAGCCGCATGCTTGACCGCAGACCCCGAACTGTTTTTTCCGGTCGGTAATACCGGCCCCGCAGTCGACCAGATCGACAAGGCGAAAGCCGTCTGCGCGCGCTGTTCGGTCACCGAGATCTGTCTGCAATACGCCCTCGAGACCGGCCAAGACAGTGGCGTCTGGGGTGGCCTCAGCGAAGACGAGCGCCGCGCACTCAAGCGCCGCGCCGCTCGCGCCCGCCGCGCCTCCTAG
- the istB gene encoding IS21-like element helper ATPase IstB, producing MDDATKQIVHLATALKAPRIRDAASRLADHARDASWSYEEYLAAVLDREVAARNASGAQLRIRAAGFPAHKTIEDFSFEHQPGIRRDQITPLAAGGYLTEARNVVLLGPPGTGKTHIAIALGVAAAGHGHRVLFATATEWVTRLQDTHRAGKLPDELKRLRRYGLIIVDEVGYLPFEQDAANLFFQLVSSRYEHASLILTSNLTFAKWGDVFGDQAVAAAMIDRIVHHADVLTLKGASYRLKNAGIDTLPSVKAETRS from the coding sequence ATGGACGACGCTACGAAACAGATCGTGCACCTCGCGACCGCGTTGAAAGCACCTCGGATCAGAGACGCCGCCAGCAGGCTCGCCGATCATGCTCGCGACGCGAGCTGGAGCTATGAGGAATACCTTGCCGCGGTTCTTGACCGGGAAGTCGCGGCGAGGAACGCGTCCGGCGCGCAGCTCAGAATCCGTGCCGCGGGGTTCCCTGCACACAAAACGATCGAGGACTTCTCGTTCGAGCATCAGCCAGGGATCCGCCGTGACCAGATCACCCCGCTCGCTGCGGGCGGCTACCTCACCGAAGCTCGGAACGTCGTGCTCCTCGGGCCGCCCGGAACAGGGAAAACCCACATCGCGATCGCGTTGGGCGTCGCGGCCGCCGGACATGGTCATCGTGTGTTGTTCGCGACCGCGACCGAATGGGTCACCCGCCTGCAAGACACCCACCGGGCCGGGAAGCTGCCCGACGAACTCAAACGGCTCCGCCGCTACGGGCTGATCATCGTCGATGAAGTCGGCTATCTGCCCTTCGAGCAAGACGCAGCGAACTTGTTCTTCCAGCTCGTGTCCTCCCGCTACGAACACGCGTCGCTGATCCTGACCAGCAACCTCACCTTCGCCAAATGGGGTGACGTCTTCGGGGACCAGGCCGTCGCAGCAGCGATGATCGATCGAATCGTGCACCACGCCGACGTACTCACACTGAAAGGCGCGAGCTACCGACTCAAGAACGCAGGCATCGACACACTGCCGTCTGTCAAAGCCGAAACACGCAGCTAA
- a CDS encoding HipA domain-containing protein, with product MTDQRELPVSLFGTHIGDLESLGGKALLRWSGDAEERWGLNSAVLSRNLRVSLSSTEQTESFFGALLPEGRHIERLAKDAKTVSSDLLGILGFVGADLAGALSVGDPRSPTEPQTLSIEEVAALLESASGFLVGGGGSALPGFQRKLTLTRDGTNWIRGNGTVPSTHILKPVDVEYRSSVESEHYVLQIAHRLGLAPFETWVEKIGSHEVLVIERYDRHRSSSGTIERLHQEDAGQALGLPWGANDKFERHNSAANLRAVAGLLDTNRSVIDPARYGDRLKLLRYTVLNVAAGNTDAHAKNFSLLHNDSGRTLLAPFYDAAPLALDFSLSTALSMKINGVSQLPDITVDDLVAESEGWGVPADRSTETIARTLDEIIEATRKIRAHTSIEKHVPGYIRGQAQNLNAGKRARISSAIPLMALPRLGTPDTLAEQAGS from the coding sequence ATGACTGATCAGCGCGAGTTGCCTGTGAGCCTGTTCGGCACCCACATCGGCGACCTCGAATCGCTGGGAGGCAAGGCGCTCTTGCGGTGGTCCGGAGATGCAGAAGAGCGGTGGGGCCTCAACTCGGCTGTACTCAGTCGCAACCTCCGAGTCTCACTCTCCAGCACCGAACAGACTGAGTCATTCTTCGGCGCGCTCTTGCCGGAAGGGCGGCACATCGAACGGCTTGCCAAAGATGCGAAAACGGTGAGCAGCGACCTGCTCGGCATTCTCGGCTTCGTCGGTGCAGACCTCGCCGGCGCGCTGAGCGTGGGTGATCCCCGCAGCCCGACGGAGCCCCAGACGTTGAGCATCGAAGAGGTCGCCGCGCTGCTCGAAAGTGCCTCTGGCTTTCTTGTCGGCGGTGGGGGATCGGCGCTGCCGGGCTTTCAGCGCAAACTCACGCTGACGCGCGATGGCACGAACTGGATTCGCGGCAACGGCACGGTGCCATCGACCCACATTCTCAAACCCGTCGACGTCGAATACCGGTCTTCTGTGGAGTCCGAACACTACGTGCTGCAGATCGCGCACAGGCTAGGACTCGCTCCGTTCGAGACCTGGGTAGAGAAGATCGGGTCGCACGAGGTACTTGTCATCGAACGGTACGACCGTCATCGCTCTTCGTCGGGCACGATCGAACGGCTGCATCAAGAAGATGCGGGGCAAGCCCTCGGGTTGCCGTGGGGTGCCAACGACAAATTCGAACGGCACAATTCCGCCGCGAATCTTCGAGCCGTCGCCGGCCTGCTCGACACCAATCGTTCCGTCATCGATCCAGCCCGGTACGGCGACCGGCTGAAGCTCTTGCGCTACACGGTGCTGAATGTCGCGGCCGGAAACACCGATGCTCATGCTAAGAACTTCTCTCTGCTTCACAATGACTCCGGCCGCACGCTGCTCGCGCCGTTTTATGACGCGGCACCGCTGGCCCTCGATTTCTCGCTGAGCACCGCGCTCTCAATGAAGATCAACGGGGTGTCTCAACTACCCGACATCACCGTGGACGACCTCGTCGCCGAATCGGAAGGCTGGGGAGTCCCCGCGGATCGATCGACAGAGACGATCGCACGCACGCTCGACGAGATCATCGAGGCAACTCGAAAGATTCGTGCCCATACCTCGATTGAAAAGCACGTACCCGGATATATTCGCGGGCAGGCGCAGAATCTCAACGCGGGCAAACGTGCACGAATCTCTTCTGCTATTCCGCTCATGGCGCTACCACGCCTAGGCACTCCCGACACTCTCGCCGAGCAAGCGGGCAGCTGA
- a CDS encoding helix-turn-helix domain-containing protein produces MRSLLERPEDLGRFVHRIRTDARMTQRQLADALGTSQRYLSELEAGKPKRIDANYFDVLRKLGIELYAETVASDPDDPGND; encoded by the coding sequence ATGAGATCGCTTCTCGAGAGGCCTGAAGACCTCGGTCGTTTCGTTCACCGCATCCGCACCGATGCGCGCATGACGCAGCGACAGCTCGCCGACGCATTGGGCACGAGCCAGCGCTACCTGTCAGAGCTCGAGGCAGGCAAGCCTAAGCGCATCGATGCGAACTATTTCGACGTTCTGCGCAAACTCGGCATCGAACTCTATGCCGAAACGGTCGCGAGCGATCCCGACGATCCCGGCAATGACTGA
- the bcp gene encoding thioredoxin-dependent thiol peroxidase, with translation MTDTSQRLTAGSVAPDFTLDDSTGSPVSLHDYLGQKVVVYFYPAAGTPGCTKEACDFRDNINSLKSAGYQVLGISKDAPAALVKFAEEQALNFPLLSDVDLTVHKAYGAYGEKSLYGKIVTGVLRSTFVLDENGVISLALYNVKATGHVASLRKKLGIDA, from the coding sequence GTGACCGACACCTCGCAGCGACTGACGGCCGGCTCGGTCGCGCCCGATTTCACTCTCGACGACTCGACCGGCTCACCCGTGTCGCTGCACGATTACCTCGGTCAGAAGGTCGTCGTGTACTTCTACCCGGCGGCGGGAACCCCGGGATGCACGAAGGAAGCCTGCGACTTTCGTGACAACATCAATTCCCTCAAGAGCGCCGGCTACCAGGTGCTCGGCATCTCGAAAGACGCACCCGCCGCTCTCGTGAAGTTCGCCGAGGAGCAGGCGCTGAACTTTCCACTGCTCTCCGACGTCGACCTCACGGTGCACAAGGCGTACGGGGCCTACGGCGAGAAGTCGCTCTACGGCAAGATCGTCACCGGCGTGCTGCGCTCGACGTTCGTGCTCGACGAGAACGGCGTCATCAGCCTCGCCCTCTACAACGTGAAGGCGACCGGCCACGTGGCGTCGCTGCGTAAGAAGCTCGGCATCGACGCCTGA
- a CDS encoding Rv3235 family protein: MSQPSTVATMEHTHPHTLPGAHEPLVSPVSPSAREFLETLTRVVLEVLAGVRDIDQIARWVSDDVYKNLSARVRLSSRARQVTGQRVLRPTFCIGRTVLSEPLPGVIEGVVIVHGKARSRAVALRLEHLGTRWRASTITVL, encoded by the coding sequence ATGAGCCAACCGTCGACCGTCGCCACGATGGAACACACCCACCCCCACACCCTCCCGGGCGCGCACGAGCCGCTCGTCTCACCAGTGTCTCCGAGCGCACGCGAATTCTTAGAGACGCTCACGCGGGTTGTTCTCGAGGTGCTCGCGGGTGTGCGAGACATCGACCAGATCGCCCGTTGGGTGTCTGATGACGTCTACAAGAACCTGTCGGCGCGGGTGAGGCTGTCGTCGCGCGCCCGGCAGGTCACCGGGCAGCGCGTCCTGCGTCCGACCTTCTGCATCGGGCGCACTGTGCTCAGTGAGCCGCTGCCGGGCGTAATCGAGGGAGTCGTCATCGTGCACGGTAAAGCCCGTTCGCGCGCGGTGGCGCTGCGGCTGGAGCACTTAGGCACGCGGTGGCGGGCGAGCACCATCACCGTGTTGTGA